In the Vanacampus margaritifer isolate UIUO_Vmar chromosome 9, RoL_Vmar_1.0, whole genome shotgun sequence genome, gtCGACTAGAAAAATCACCTAGTTAgttttgtattaaaaacacTGACGCTTGTTTTGTTTCCATCTTATTGTTCATTGTGACATTTGATTTCAAACTCAGAAATCAAACTTTTGCATGTACTTTTAAAGTACATACAATTGCCACTAAGAACTACACTTCATTGGCGAtgccgaaaaaaaaaactccccagTGCAGACTTTTCGGTCTTGAAACTTCGTCAACGCACGCCGATTAGTGTTCGGAAAAAGCGCGGGGCTCCTTTTTGTGTGACTCCGCCCACTTCCTTCAAAGGTTTGCGCTCGAGTTTTAGACGACCTCGTCCGACTCCAGGTTGTACTCCTCGTAGAGGGCGTCCAGGATGGCCAGTTGCCTGTCCATAGCCGGCAGGTAGACGCCGAGGTCTCTTCGCATGCCGCTGGCGAAGCCGCTCTTCAGCTCGCTGCCTTCTGTCGACACCAAGGCGGCCGTGAAGCTCTGATAGGACGGGGCGGCTCGCAGCGCCaactggaagaagaagaagaagaaaaggtgaGGGACGTCACACCCAAGCACTTTGTGGTCTTTATATAGATCATACCGCGAAGACTCCTCGAACCACCCATCCGTGATACTGGCGAAGAGTCTTGCCGTAAGCGTGATCTGAACGAGGGGACGATTACTAGTACAAACTCATTCGGAACAACTTGACTTGTTAAAACTACTGACTGAGCGCTCCGTGGATGTCTTGCTCGCCCGCGTTGACCTGCGACAGGAACTCCTTGAGGAACTTGAGGCCCCGTCGGAGCCACAGCAGAGCCTCGGTGGCCGAGTTGCGCACCTGAGCCACTTGCGTGTGCACCTCGTGCAGCACGATGGACTGCAGTGTGGGGAAGTTGGCCGGGTCCGACATCAGCTTCTGGTTGATCTTCTAAAAAGCAAGACAGGAAGactttgtaaagtaaaaaatgatTGCTTAGACGAATGGTTTCTGCTTCCACTCACCTTGATGTTTCCCACAAAGTCCATTTTCACTGGAGCAAAAACGGTGGGGCCAAGTTTGTCTGGCAAACAAAATGAGTTTTATTTGTCCTTTGACTATCAATGCAAAAAAGGTCAAATACTGcaagaataaagttgaaatattaagaaaattaagaaaaatatctgaaatgttacAACGTTttgttcaagtttttttttttttaagaaatctaAAAATTAGTACGAAGATTTTTAAGggttacaaaataatttttttttttacaagaattaaaGTATTATTGACAGAATTATAATTGAATGAGATAAACACATTgcaatgtttaaataaataaaataaagtcataatacaAGTCATAAGCTTGTATAAAGAAATTTCACTTCTTACAAAATGAACAGGCAAGTccatgttttactgtaaaagttataataatagaaggaaaaaaaacaatataaggAAAAAAGGTCAACAAAGTTGTAATATGGGAATCAAAAATCATATTccgagaataaagttgtagtaTTAGAAGAGACACAGAGTGAAGTCATAATAagaaataaaagttaatttgacaaaaataaaatgtaatgcaTGTATGTTTATTACAATGTAACCGTGATATATACACAATAAGATCATAATTTTAAAACAGAGAGCTACTTTTTTTAGGAACTGAGTAATGcagaataattaataataaaccaTAACAGTTTTCAGTGCAAGTGTGACTTTTGTTACATTTGGGAATTTTGATGTTTACTTATTAAATTTACCCCTTTCTtgtaacaatatttaaaaaataaaaaaaaaatcatgcattagtgtaacactatttaaaaatatatattttaaaggtaATATTGTAACTGATGTTCCCGAAACATTACAGTGCTATTCTCTtctgaactttttttcccttgtaaTATTGCTTTTTCTATTCAGTGTGGCCTTACTACAGTTTCACTGGCATTTTATGTTAGGGATGTTGATGATGTTccatcattttcaaaatgtttccacatttttaaaatgcattcacttttgttaactttaAAGGAGAGGATatttttgtggatctgaaaattGTAGTAGGTGTGCATGTGCATGAAGATTGCGGAtgtcaatgatgatgacgtcgtGATGATGAAATTCCCAACTTGGGCATGAATGAatagaagagagagagaaaaagaacaaaCTTCCTTTTGTGAGGATGCCAGAATGAAATGGAAAATCAACTGCGGACGTTCGGCCAGTCATTATATTCAGGTGAATCTTGAGAAATTTGAATATTATTTGAATTAGTAGTATCAAATCATGAAACATGTACTGGGTGTGGTGAACTGAAATAACAGAAGTTTTAGCTTTTCAATTCAATGATTTTCCcaattatttaaatttcttGAGATTGAACCTATATGTATGAATATACTTCTTAATTGAATACTTGGTCAAATGTGTGTCAGCGAAGGCTCATAAATGTgagggaaggggaaaaaaaacaactagtaAAGCATATCAGTGAGTCTGGCTGTTATATGTACATTCTATTGAGAACCAATGCAGAAGTTGCCTTGAATATTTACATTATGAATGTGGATATAAGGTAGGTCGCCGGGTAAATATATGGATAACTGAATGGGTAAGTGATTCATTTATGAATCCCTTCAGGGATTCTTTGATACATTTCTCGCAATTGTAAATATAAGTGGATGTCAGCACATCCGCAACAAACCATctgatttaatttaatgttacagaaaaacatgaaaaaagacGTGAAGGCCAGCCAGAAAGCATTTGGCGTGTGTGTGAAAGGCAGAATAAGCAGCAAcggcatgaaaagaaaaagaaggcaaGCGCTTGTCAGCGGCCTTCTTTCAAGAGATGAGATGAGGACGCGACTGGCCTACCTAAAATGGGCACTATTGCATAGCATGAGTCCAAAAACTCTTGCGTGGGGATGCCATTGTCCTCATCCAGCTTTAAATCACTAAATCTAGAAAACACAGGGAGGGAAACACATTCAGACAGGACAATATTAAACACCTGGTCCACTTTTATTTGAGCAAACGATACAGAGGAAACCAGATGACAGTGCAGCTTTTGTTGACAGCTTTCCTCCATTTCCTCTGCCGTGCACTATTTATACACACTTTGTTCACTAACAGAAAAAGACTCTAAAGATAGATTGATTATGAGAAGACCGTCACATGACGCTAACTTCAAACACTTGAAACGTAACGCCATTAAATCTCCTATTTGTGCTTATCTATTATGTCACAATGTCAGTGAAACGTACTAAAAATTCTGAAGATTTACATAAGTTCATACCTGTGACTCATTGTGCTGAAAAAAGTCTCCACGAGCTCTTCTGGCTCAGAGGAATCCTTGAAAATGTCTTCTTCGCAGTCGGCCTCATCCCCGTCAGGAGGCGCTTCCTGCTGAGGCTGCTCGCCGTTCGCCACGCTTTGCTCCCTTGAGTGAGTCTCCTTTTGCTCCTCGTCTTCATCGGTTTTAGCCTGAGAGGTATTCGGAGATGCGGGAGGAAAAGGATCGGCTCGCTCCTCCTGGATCGAGTTATCGCCGTTGGCTGACTGCATGTCTGTGTGGTACAcggggaacaaaacaaaaccggATTAAACTTGATTTAAGACTTAAGTATTCAACCTTAAActgggatttaatcatttcaaataGTATGTTGCGAGCATGACAGTCCTGAGTTTTGAGGGACTGATGACTTTATTGATCCCTAAAAGGGCACAATACCTCCATCACAATCagtccaagaaacatgaaaacaatgaCCAGCAGGGGGAGACACGACGCACAGCCTGTACCCCGAATATCTAAGATGGAAATATGGAAGATGGGACTCTCAAGCCCTCCATTTAAAGTGGGGCACAGTATGAATCTGGGGGGACTCAGCATAAAGCACTCTAGAAAAGGGACGGCCAGGTCATGATTGTTATTGTAGTAAGTCAAAAGGACATTAGCCAGTCAATGTTTTCACTAAAAGTCATCACATTCCTtgatgcaaaaacaacaaacagaacATTCATTATCTGTGAAGTCATCCCTCTCTATATTATGGCAACACAAAGTGAGCCCTTGAAGAACTGGACTTACCTGAAGGGGAAGGTTGCCGTTCTGCTCCGTCTGGTTCATCTGCTGCTTCTGCGCCAGAGTCAAGACTACGGGTGTCATGCGACCTCACATCTGTTTCTGGCAAATCTTTCCACCTGGGATAGATTTAGAGTGTAAACATCAGCATCTTTCTTTTAACTACATGACGCTTTGCAGTACTTACTTTTCTCCAAGGCGCTGATTTAAATGATTGACAGGTTTAACCTGTAAGAGGCACAAGAGCGTCACATGTTTGCCGCGCGCGATCGGCAAAACAAACGCACCTTCTGAGGTTTGATGGCGGCGATGGGAGGCGACGCCGGCGGGCTCTGCTTGGGCGCGTCTGGCGTGAAAGTCCGATTGGCGATCTGCATGCACTCCTCCAGGGTCTTGAGGAAAGTGGTGCACGTCGACTTCACCAGGTTGCCCGTGTCGATGCCCGTCTGAAAAGAGAATAGAGACcatagaggaggaggaggaagtatATActgaaagtctacacacccctgttcaaatgctatttttagcgataccattttttttaccaatataaaacatttcaacatttacaCGCCAATAAGTTACTCAAGTCAattgggggggagaaaaaaagaaaagcaataaaacggtgaagtaaaaataaagaactgacatgtggttgcaaaagtgtgcacaccctcataactgtgactatggctgtgttcagaattaatcaatcattttaaaagtcaaaataaatggCCACCATTCAAAGTGTCTCTGATTAACCCCGAATAAAGTTCatttgttctagtaggcttttcctgacatttttgtagtcacatcttacacaaacacacgcaatgACCCGCAGAGAGcgtgtggaaaaagttttgaaatgattatcAGGACTACATCTAACCTCATCCGTCACTATAAAACCCACAAAGGCTTTAAACACCGAGAGCTGGTGAAACATTAACTAGCTTCATGTCAGTTATGTGTTAAATTTAGAAGACAATAGAGTGACTGGTTGGGAGTGACATGGCTTGTTAACATTTAAAGAATACATCCATGCCGCCATGCTTACATCTGTTGCCTCCCCAAGTTCGTTGTCATCGTCTTTGATTTTGTTCACTTGTTGAAGAAGAAGGTCACAGTACAACCTGAGCTCGGACATCTTTGTCTTTAGCGCTTCTGTGTTCTCCTGGAGTTCTGCCAAGAGATAAAAACACGAATCATGCTTTGCTGATAAAAGCAGCACCAAGTTCTCATTTTATGACGACACATTTACCCTTCTCTCTTTTTGTTCGGTTGTCTGTCAGGCAAGCTTTGGCTGTTCCCAAAGCAACCAGCCATTTTTGCCTCTCTGCTGCATTGATGGCTCTCAGGTAGAAGTACTGCTCTCCGGGGATGGTCAGGTCAAGCCGTGTGGAGTCAGACGAATGAACTAACAACCAACATATAATAATAGTCAACGTGCCAGCACAATGAAATAGGTTAGAGCAATCATTCTCAAATACTAATATGCTAGGAgtatctttttttgtcatttttatttttaaatctggttGTGTTCCCTTTTTCTAACGTTATGTATCTTGGCTCCAGAAAGTTAGAATTAGATGTACAAACCTTGAATTTCACATACTGAGATTTTAATGCTCCCCTTGCAGCCTTTCCAAGCATCCTCTTGAGAGTCATAGTAGGACAAAGTTCCACCGTCAAGCACAAACCAGCGAGGTTGCCACCCTGGAACAGCGgttaaaacacaaatttaaaatgacGTCATTTTATTACTTGGAAAAGCTTATTTTCAGTTGCAGTACATTTAGCCCTGCGTTTTTTAAGTTTGAGAAATTTACACACGTTTAAATCTATTCAAATGACACGCAATGGATACTACCAAAATCATTACAAAATTAATTCATGTCagtgaagtttaaaaaatatatatataaatcaggtGGAGTTTTTTCATCAAGCGATTGACGCGATTAGCATACATTAGCTTGCCCGCTACCTCTTTATGTTATCACAAAATCAACGCCGACGTtgacatgctagctagcttccatcACCACCACTCCGACGACATCAAAATACGCGGAAGGAGAACGTACCGCTTATGTAATTGGTCCACTTGTGTAGTATCCCCTCCATCGTCGAGGTGTTTGTTGCCATTCATTACTTGTTTGTCATGATAAGATTAAGCGCACAGCTGACTGTAACCACCGCATCTACCCCCAAGTGAGATTGGCGTAGTACAGTAAACACACATTCAGTACACCATTGCGTTTACGTTCGTAAAAGTACGTAAACTTTGTCTAGAATAGGTTTCTAAGCGGCCACTCTGCTTATCGTCAGAGGATTTGCGTAGGGTGGGTGTGGATTTAAATAACTGGCATGAGTAAGAACCAATGGGATGGTAAGGTTTAGATACAGGGCGGGGCTTTGGTAAATGATCCAATAAGATTTGGAGGAGGGAGAATTGTTGAACAGAGGCTGTGTTCATGAAGTTTGGTGCCACGTAGTTAACCCAAAAACAAATAGTAAAAAGTTTATTAATATGATTTTAGGAATTGATTTGCAAACATCCCGAGGACGCGTTGTAAGTTCACTTAACACAATGATATTGTTTTCCATTTGCTCGTTGTTATCGTTTATAATTATGCTCGCCCATGGAGGCAAACTACCCGACCCTGAAGTCAAAATTGAAGTTCTCCATAAGCCTCTCCTGTGTCACCGCAAGACAAAATATGGTGATATGCTTCTTGTGCATTACGAGGGATACTTGCAAAGCAATGGCACCATGTTTCACTCAAGGTAATGTCACATCAATTACTCTTGAACTAACTCAATGATGTTGTTTATGTTCTGTCACTGTCTCGCCTATCCATCACTGGACATTAGTTcttaatgtgtgtttgtgtgcctgtaTTCCAAAATAACACTGATGGATTTTACAGCTACCTTGAAGGTGATAAAAATCCAGTGTGGTTCACCCTCGGAACCCGAGAGGTGATCCTGGGTTGGGACAAGGGTCTGCAGAAAATGTGCACAGGAGAGCGCCGGAAACTGACTGTCCCTCCGTCTCTGGCCTATGGGAAAGAAGGGAAAGGTACATTGAAAATAGCCTAACTAAATGAGGGAAGTACATCGTAAAATAATGGTTTGTTTGCAGGCACGATCCCGCCGAGCAGTACCCTGCTTTTTGACATCGAACTCATCGATATCCGCAATGGGCCGAGGTCACACGATTCTTTCCGGGAGATGGATCTTAATGATGACTGGAAGCTTTCCAAGCAGGAGGTGGGGAATGTACTTACTTACTGAGTAAATGCCCATTAATATGCAATTTCTCTAAGGATATGTAAACTTATCAGGTTCATATTAATGCTTAGAGTGCATTATTCAGATATTGGTATCAAAATGTATATGTTTGTAATGTGAACTCATTTTGGGTGGCATGATAGCTTCGTCCATTACGGTAATTCCTGCATATTCTTACTTTACCCATGTACTTTCTTTCAtcgactgaaaaaaaattgaatgttgTTATTATTCAATGCATTATTAAGGTCTATTTTTCCTGTTGAACACAGTACAAGGCAACATAACACTTTTACTTCCTCATGCATATTATACTACTATTATACACCCgttgccttctttttttgtacttgaTTGTACTTATATTTCGTAATTAGAAAGTCAAATCGAAGTAAGGAAAAGTGTTTTGCGATGTGTTTGAGTGTGCCCCATATGCTTTATTAAGTGTCGTCATCACAGGTGAAGGTTTACCTGGAGAAGGAGTTTGCAAAAC is a window encoding:
- the plekha8 gene encoding pleckstrin homology domain-containing family A member 8, which produces MATNTSTMEGILHKWTNYISGWQPRWFVLDGGTLSYYDSQEDAWKGCKGSIKISVCEIQVHSSDSTRLDLTIPGEQYFYLRAINAAERQKWLVALGTAKACLTDNRTKREKELQENTEALKTKMSELRLYCDLLLQQVNKIKDDDNELGEATDTGIDTGNLVKSTCTTFLKTLEECMQIANRTFTPDAPKQSPPASPPIAAIKPQKVKPVNHLNQRLGEKWKDLPETDVRSHDTRSLDSGAEAADEPDGAERQPSPSDMQSANGDNSIQEERADPFPPASPNTSQAKTDEDEEQKETHSREQSVANGEQPQQEAPPDGDEADCEEDIFKDSSEPEELVETFFSTMSHRFSDLKLDEDNGIPTQEFLDSCYAIVPILDKLGPTVFAPVKMDFVGNIKKINQKLMSDPANFPTLQSIVLHEVHTQVAQVRNSATEALLWLRRGLKFLKEFLSQVNAGEQDIHGALNHAYGKTLRQYHGWVVRGVFALALRAAPSYQSFTAALVSTEGSELKSGFASGMRRDLGVYLPAMDRQLAILDALYEEYNLESDEVV
- the fkbp14 gene encoding peptidyl-prolyl cis-trans isomerase FKBP14; protein product: MILGIDLQTSRGRVVSSLNTMILFSICSLLSFIIMLAHGGKLPDPEVKIEVLHKPLLCHRKTKYGDMLLVHYEGYLQSNGTMFHSSYLEGDKNPVWFTLGTREVILGWDKGLQKMCTGERRKLTVPPSLAYGKEGKGTIPPSSTLLFDIELIDIRNGPRSHDSFREMDLNDDWKLSKQEVKVYLEKEFAKHGYSPNDTHNEAMVEDIFKNEDEDKDGFISAREFTYQHDEL